A part of Myxococcus landrumus genomic DNA contains:
- a CDS encoding NAD(P)-binding protein — translation MTSAAKLKLPSGPSRHVYDVIVLGSQLGGALAASLLAKRGHRVLLVDHDGMGPGYEHGGYVLPYAPFVAPPLKAMPAIEEALTELGLTTTVQRALRPHAPELQLVMPKNRMDLHADAARRKAEVTRELGEEGEALLGALAGTTAQHESTDAFFKAHPALPPDGFFEGWGLKKLIRAHPGLEAPPRLAAETPAAALVRSLRPFINHLDRPESPLALTRPLSQVLSAPCAFNGGHDGLRELLTRRLAELGGDVLGRDSPSGFIVEELSFEGSKFAGVKLVRSDTLYRAACLVAATDSSALRRLVTDKKHHRGLLEHLDQSTTKSILFTVNWVVPETALPRGMGELSLVDTQDAELGSMLIQLHPVRATASGGKEGKDMDGLRVVCAGVFVPATARELGDEHLQTLATRIDAQLDAVMPFTAQHRLLRSVPYLDASGSRGTRLMPHPLYSFESEAVLGVTGLPQRTPVKNLLLAGREVLPGLGLEGELLAGVRAARLVQDMLKKKDPLKG, via the coding sequence ATGACGTCCGCAGCCAAACTCAAGCTTCCCTCGGGCCCGTCCCGGCATGTGTATGACGTCATCGTGCTGGGCAGCCAGCTCGGCGGTGCGCTCGCGGCCTCGCTGCTGGCCAAGCGCGGCCACCGCGTCCTGCTGGTGGACCATGACGGCATGGGCCCCGGCTACGAGCACGGCGGCTACGTGCTCCCCTACGCCCCCTTCGTGGCGCCGCCCCTCAAGGCGATGCCCGCCATCGAGGAGGCCCTCACCGAGCTGGGCCTCACCACCACCGTGCAGCGCGCGCTGCGTCCCCACGCGCCCGAGCTCCAACTCGTCATGCCGAAGAACCGCATGGACCTGCACGCGGACGCCGCGCGCCGCAAGGCCGAGGTGACGCGGGAGCTGGGTGAGGAAGGCGAGGCGCTGCTGGGCGCCCTGGCCGGCACCACCGCGCAGCACGAGTCGACGGACGCCTTCTTCAAGGCCCACCCCGCCCTGCCCCCGGACGGGTTCTTCGAGGGCTGGGGACTCAAGAAGCTCATCCGCGCCCACCCCGGCCTGGAGGCCCCACCCCGCCTGGCCGCTGAAACCCCGGCCGCCGCGCTGGTGCGCTCGCTGCGCCCCTTCATCAACCACCTGGACCGCCCCGAGTCCCCCCTCGCGCTCACCCGGCCCCTGTCCCAGGTGCTGTCCGCGCCCTGCGCCTTCAACGGCGGGCATGACGGCCTTCGGGAGCTGCTCACGCGGCGGCTGGCGGAGCTGGGCGGCGATGTGCTTGGGCGCGACAGCCCGTCGGGCTTCATCGTCGAGGAGCTGTCCTTCGAGGGCAGCAAGTTCGCGGGCGTGAAGCTGGTGCGCTCGGACACGCTCTACCGCGCGGCGTGCCTGGTGGCCGCCACGGACTCCAGCGCGCTGCGACGACTGGTGACGGACAAGAAGCACCACCGGGGGCTCCTGGAGCACCTGGACCAGTCCACGACGAAGTCCATCCTCTTCACCGTCAACTGGGTGGTGCCAGAGACGGCGCTGCCCCGAGGCATGGGCGAGCTGTCGCTGGTGGACACGCAGGACGCCGAGCTGGGCTCCATGCTGATCCAGCTCCACCCCGTGCGCGCCACGGCCAGCGGCGGCAAGGAGGGCAAGGACATGGACGGGCTGCGCGTCGTCTGCGCCGGCGTCTTCGTGCCCGCCACGGCCCGGGAGCTGGGCGACGAGCACCTCCAGACGCTCGCCACGCGCATCGACGCCCAGTTGGACGCCGTGATGCCCTTCACCGCCCAGCACCGCCTGCTGCGCTCGGTGCCGTACCTGGACGCCAGCGGCTCTCGCGGCACGCGGCTGATGCCCCACCCGCTCTACAGCTTCGAGTCGGAAGCGGTCCTGGGCGTCACCGGTCTGCCCCAGCGCACCCCCGTGAAGAACCTGCTGCTCGCGGGCCGGGAGGTGCTGCCGGGCCTCGGTCTGGAGGGCGAACTGCTCGCCGGAGTCCGGGCCGCCCGCCTGGTTCAGGACATGTTGAAGAAGAAGGATCCGCTCAAGGGCTGA
- the rpmB gene encoding 50S ribosomal protein L28, with product MAWKCDICGKRPLVGNNVSHANNKTKKRTLPNLQKVRASVEGRTERVLACTRCIKAGKVTKAA from the coding sequence ATGGCGTGGAAGTGTGACATCTGTGGCAAGCGTCCGCTCGTCGGCAACAACGTCAGCCACGCGAACAACAAGACCAAGAAGCGAACCCTCCCGAACCTGCAGAAGGTCCGGGCCAGCGTCGAGGGCCGCACGGAGCGCGTTCTGGCCTGCACCCGCTGCATCAAAGCGGGCAAGGTGACGAAGGCGGCTTGA